A stretch of Desulfitobacterium dichloroeliminans LMG P-21439 DNA encodes these proteins:
- a CDS encoding IS110 family transposase encodes MKVVYPICCGVDVHKTFLVATIITSQGIIPHYSKKRFSTFNKSILQFKQWLIENNCFDVCMESTGKYWVPIFNLLEDTIRTTVANPKWVRAVKGNKDDTKDSKWIGDLFRLGLVPGSYIPPKPIRILREYTRYRFKLVSCRSSEKNRFQNAFTICNVALDAVVSDMFGKSASSITDYLISSDSFNPEYCSSLLQRSLKKKAVTVVESIEGYQMTKEQKERIVLVRSHLEFIEQSIAKLDKKLDKLIEPYESAITLLCTIPGVDRASAITIISEIGTDMSQFANSKRLCCWAGLTPGNNESAGKKKSVRITRAGVYLKPALVQVAHAAVKSNISPYYRVKYERISKRRGKKRAIIAIARMILTAIYNMFVTGEEFNPSDLYKIDMPHEMVEKQKEKAVKQAAKLLISLGLIKETDISMV; translated from the coding sequence ATGAAAGTTGTTTACCCTATCTGCTGTGGTGTCGATGTGCATAAGACGTTTCTCGTCGCCACAATCATTACTTCACAGGGAATTATCCCTCACTATTCCAAAAAGAGATTCTCTACTTTTAACAAGTCCATTCTCCAATTTAAGCAGTGGCTAATTGAAAATAACTGCTTTGATGTGTGCATGGAATCCACCGGGAAATACTGGGTCCCCATCTTTAACCTTTTGGAAGATACCATTCGTACCACTGTCGCCAATCCCAAATGGGTAAGGGCTGTCAAGGGAAACAAGGATGATACCAAAGATTCCAAATGGATTGGAGACCTTTTTCGTTTAGGCTTAGTTCCAGGAAGTTATATTCCCCCTAAGCCCATTCGCATTCTGCGTGAATACACCCGCTATCGATTCAAACTTGTTTCCTGTAGAAGTAGTGAGAAGAACCGTTTTCAGAACGCTTTCACCATCTGTAATGTAGCCCTTGATGCTGTCGTTTCCGACATGTTTGGCAAATCTGCCTCTTCCATCACGGATTACTTAATTTCATCGGACTCTTTCAACCCGGAATACTGTTCATCCCTTCTCCAAAGGTCTTTGAAGAAAAAAGCAGTTACAGTGGTTGAATCCATTGAAGGGTATCAGATGACCAAGGAGCAAAAGGAACGTATCGTATTGGTTCGTTCTCATCTTGAATTCATCGAACAGTCTATCGCAAAGTTAGATAAAAAGCTGGATAAGCTGATCGAACCGTATGAGAGTGCGATTACTCTTCTTTGTACCATTCCCGGAGTTGACAGAGCTTCTGCTATCACCATCATCTCCGAGATTGGTACTGATATGTCTCAGTTTGCCAACTCCAAGCGGTTATGCTGCTGGGCGGGCTTAACGCCTGGCAACAATGAATCTGCTGGCAAGAAAAAATCGGTTCGAATAACACGTGCTGGTGTCTACCTCAAACCTGCATTGGTACAAGTTGCCCATGCAGCCGTGAAATCGAACATCTCTCCTTACTACAGAGTCAAGTATGAACGCATCAGTAAAAGAAGAGGCAAAAAAAGAGCCATAATCGCTATCGCAAGGATGATACTCACCGCCATCTACAACATGTTTGTTACGGGTGAAGAGTTTAATCCGAGTGATCTGTATAAAATTGATATGCCACATGAAATGGTGGAAAAGCAGAAAGAGAAAGCAGTTAAACA